The window ATCAAGGCTTACAGAGAGTGGCAAGGCAGTTTGTCTCTGCACATTATTCCAATTcatgtttgtttgtgtttgtttacCGATATTTGTTTTCTATCAAATCATATCACTGGGTAGCTCAAGGTTACTGTGTCTTAATTGTATTTTTCTCAAGTGTGTACTGAGGATGAAGCAGTTTGGAAACAGCACAGGGAGCCTATGAAATCAGTGATCTCTAGTGTCTAGAACCCAGTCCTCAGCTTGTCAGAGAAGGACTAATTGTGTTAAGCACTGGAGCTGCAGTAGCCCAGGCTCCAGAGGGAGGACAAAGAATAGACAAGCACTCAGAAAGAGCATTTCTGATGTGCAGCCTGTTTTGCATTAGCCTTATTGAAGAAATGTCAGAAAATGGGATTACTGTATTTTTTGCAAAACCTATCATTACTCATATAGCTATAAATCTGCAAAGATGAGGAAGAAAGCTAATAAAGTTGGCAGGTGAATTTACTGTCAAGTAGGAATTTTTGGATTTATCAGTAAATACTGGAATTACTCCATTTGCTTTTCAAGCTTTCCATATATGCCATTAAATGTAGCTTTCTAAAACAGACAGATTAGGAGTGAAATACATTTCACTTACATTGGATGATTTTCATCTTAACCACTAAAAGATTGATGTGCATGAGTGAAATGTAGGGGTTGTTTGCTTATTTAGGGGAATTTCACCAGTGTAAAATGAGCAAGAAAGTATAAAAGCATCTGGGGTAATGATGAAAGCTGCAAGAGCAAAGGGCatgtcagcagggctggggaagtcAGGAATGGTGACTGAGTTAGCAGGAGGGTGAGAATGACTGAGCTTTGCCTAGGGAGGATCACACAGGTTGTAATTAGAACTAGCTCAAGGCAAAAACAGCTGCTGAGGTTTCATACATGACCTTTTTTCCTATCAGGTTTAGAACTACTTAATTAGAAAACAGTtttgttgaaaaaaaatcagaatgatGCTTGGTATTTTCCATGAGAGTATGTAACTTATAGTAGGAACACCTCATGGTCTGCTGGGAACTGCTGTGGTAGAATTTCACCAccagaatattttattattgtaaCTAAACTACTAAATGGTTTCCTTTCCTAGTTTACAAGAGATTAAATAAACTCTCCTGTTTATTATTCTGTACTGCCTTTTGTTCACAAACTGATCTTTCAAACACCTTTGGCTGAAGCTGTAGTTTGCTTCATGTGCATCTACTTTACTTCAGTCACTCCTGAAAATATTCTTTCAAGTCCATGATTTTGAAGTGACTTCATGTAGGTACTGAATTGGCAGTGTTGTTAGGACTAACTTGTTGTGTTGCTAACTGCAGCCTCATAATTACTGCCAAACTTTTATCCCTTAGATAAGAGGATATGAAGCTTGTTACACTGTGTAAATCTACACACTGCAGACCAAGCCAGCCTTGCTGTCAGCTGCTTCAAGCTACATACACTCTTTATGTATGTAATGGCATGAATATACAAATAGATCAGGTGTGCTTATGGGTATACATTTTACTGCATTACAGATGATAGCTGGCACTCCTCTGTGGTCACTGCTAGATTTGGCCAAGTCCAAAGCAGAGGACAAGGTCAAAGTCATGTACTACTCAAACATATCCAACTGGATATGATCAGGAGTGAAAAGTCAGTTGCATGTCACAGTCTCACTTCCTTAATCTGTTTGAGTTTGAAATTGTATCAGGACAATTTACTGTCTAACAGTAATATTTCAGAGTTAAGAAACATTTCCCTTCTAAAGGGCTGTCAGATTTCCTCTTTATGTGGATGTAAATCTAGAGCTGAAAATTGTGAAACAGCTGATGCCATTTATGAAGCTGTAATTTACATACATGgatataaagaaataaatttgaCTGTTTATGGTAAATTCTGTCAATGCTTAAGGTAAATACTGATTAATTAGTTGCACAGCATTTGGGACAAGCTAATGGTGAAAACTATGCTAAAATATAGTCTCTTATTATTTAGGAAATAGTTCACctagagaaagaaaactgcCACTGCTTATTGAATTTAGATATTGTCTAGTGTAACAGCAAAAGCTGATACTTTATATTCTTTCTCTTGCTCTATATTACAAAAATTCTTGCAAGGTAATTAAGTCCCCAAGGCTTCTTGTTTTAATTAAGCACTAAgttggcatttttttctctgccacagTGGTATCTCAGTTGTCATGACAAGAATAAGTCAGTGTATCATTGTGAATGCACTTGTATTCCTAATGAAGTTTATATTGCAAGCTGAGAATTTTGTACAACCTTTCTGGTCATTTTTATAATAGAGTGGAGTGGTCAAATTCTTATGATGGTGTTCTGGATTGGTCCTGTTCTGGTGAAGTGTAAGTGATTTTTGCAGTGTTTGAGACTGACTTGCACATTTTCCCTGAATAGCTGTATTAAGAACAACCAATGGCATATTTATGTCAACTCTGATTGTTGTGTCTTAACTCTTGGAAACATGGATAGTAACCTTCTGCTCCAGTcagcattttatattttaaataaaagcttAACTATAGTAACTTTCTGGGTGAGACTTGTACTGATGCAAAAGCCTCCTGCATTCTTCATCATACTGACTTTCCATTACTGGTACCATTACAGGTGGTGACAGGATGTGTTCCCTTCCATTGAAATTAGTTCTGACATGCAGGTATAGCCCTCCATTGTCAAGTGTAGCTCAGTTCTCTTAATTTTTATAGTAATAGCCAGATAACCTCAGAGGAAGTTGTTACACTTGGGAATGGTCTTAACTTATTTTTGCAACAATCAGAGACTGAAggtgagcaggagctgtggcagctggctgggcagggcctGTGGtggggcagtgacagggctCTGAGGGCTCTGTGGAACAAGCCAAGTGCAGAGGCTCTACCAGCACAACCATTACCATGGGCATTGGACATATCTTCACAGGCTGAGTTAGTTTATTATGGGATAAACACCATGTAAAAAACCATGGGCCATAACCACATTATGgttaaatttgtattttataaGGTTTGTAgatttttctggggaaaagcaGACTTTTGAATTCTGTAACTTCTGTGATAAAGATGCATGTataactagaaaaaaaaatctatgctTACTTGATTATGAAGGAATAAATACTACTAATGCCAAATGTGTGGatgaacttctttttttttttctaaaataggAACTGATATTTGCAGTATTTTTAGAAGGAACAGGCATGCTCTAGGTCTTTCTAAGACTCCTGTAAGACTTCCTAAAATGACAGTACTCCAAAAGTTTAAGCTCCAGCTCTATAGAGAGAAACCAAAAATTGCAAGCATGACTTTGGAAAGCACTGTGTAAGGAGAACCCAGTTCTAGAGAAAATAGTGCAGGTTCATGGTGGATGTGACATAGCAGTACCTgagaaggagctgcagaacTAACACAGCTTTTAGCAGTGCCACCTTGATGAAACATTGGTATGTCACAAGACCTGCAGTGATAAGCAGAGGTTTCTCAAGCTTAATCCCATTTGATTGACTAGAATGGGAGTTTGCTTTATTGGGTGAAGAAAAGAATTACTGAAGTTGCTCTTCAGAACTTCACTGTAGGACTTCACAAATAAAAACTTATTGTCACGAGAAAGGAAGCAgtacaagagagaaaaaactgTGTCCCTGGAGTCAAATCCCTGACCTTTAACTAAACCCTGAGTTTAATCCTGGAATGAGGGTAGTGGTATCTGGTATGACAAGCCTTAACTTGGCCACAACACAAGTCTTGCAGCCCTGTATTGTACACTTCCTTGTCACACCAGGCATTAAAATACTGTTACCATAACTTGCAGATAGGTCATAGTCCAGGAGATCTTTAGAATGGGATCACCAGTACTTACATTTTGGGGGGTCTCACTATTTTCTTCAGGGGGTGAGGGGAGAGCGCCGGCATTCCTTAATatacagaggagagaaaatcccaaaagaaaaaagcacaaCAGTCTTATCCACATTAAATTCCCTTCAGAGTACAGGACAAATACTTATGCACAGTTGAGGTTGTAGATCCCTGTGTAGTTTTCCTGTCCATAAAGATCATATTCCTTGTACAGGATGTAATCTTTCAAGCAGTTTGGCAGTGGAAGGAAGGACATGAAGACAGGACAGCGGAGGCGCAGCCGGCCCATGCACGCCCGGATCTTCAGACGGCAAAGGTGCTTCAGAGAGCGGGGATTTGCTAGAAAGGAGAAGCAAAATTTAAATGCTACCAAGCCAAAAGGCCCCAGTGCCAAACCAgcttgttttcattaaaaacataAGCAGATACTTACTTAAAATGAAATGGATGTCTGGCCAGAGTTCCTGTTCTTTGAGAACTGCTTCGAGCTTCCAGCAAATCTTAACATGATCAACGTAATCTAACATGACTCGCACTACTTTCCCAGACACGTGCTTCAGCCAGGACAAGGTTATCACTTCACAGAACTGATAGGAATGAAACATTTAATAGGGTAATAATTGATACTGCAGTAAATGACTTCTGTCTCTGAGGACAAGAACAGTTATTTGAGCAGAGTTTTAGAGGTTGCCACAGGTTGCCTAAGCTTTACTAGTAGAATCCAAAAATCTGAGAGATGGTTATTTTGTACTGGATCCAAAAATAAACTTAAGCAGCAGTATATTTGGGGACTTGGTGCTTAAAAAGAAGTGCTACCACTCCAGTGGAATTTAGACTTGTGTCCCAGGTGCTTAACAGGAGGATCCACCAGCCCAGTGCATGCGTTATCCCCTTATCTTTCGGTTAAAGAAGGGTTTATCAGGTTCAAATGGACTTTACAAACTGTGAAACAATGACACTGATGAGTGTCTCCAGGAAGCTCTTTAGGTTTGCTAATTTCTGCTCAGTGCTCATCCCACCAGCTCCAGGGGTCCTTTCAACACACTTCCAGTCTTGGTGTTCTGGTGCAGGACAATGCAGAGAGCCAGCCTGCAACTCTCTGCTTTCACAGCATGGACAACACTGCCCTGGAGAGCCAGTTCCTTACTGATCATTAGCATATCATCAGCTATGTTTTCATAATTCAAAATTACTGTTTACAACATTTACGGTCATGAATAACAACATCTTGTTAATATTAAACTATTCCTCTCTATGTGTAAACTGTCTtcaaaacttctttttctgaCGGTGCATTGAGCCCCTTTCCGTTTAGTTTTGGGAGGGCCACAGGCGGTAGGACAGCTCTGGCAGCCGTGTGCCACTCACCATGGTGTCTTTGATGACGGTGGAGGTCCAGCCGTCCGTCACGTACTGGGCGTGCTCGCCGCTGCCCCGCGGGCAGTCGAAGCAGCGGTGCACGTCGTAGCCGTAGTTCAGCAGCATCCTCAGCATCACCTCATCCTTGAGGGCGTactgcagggctgaggggaaGTGCGTGGTGTTCACGCGGCAGAAGTAGTTGACGTTGGCCCCGTGGCGGAGCAGCAGGTTCATTAACTCGTAGTTGCCCATTCTCAAGGCTATTTGGAGGCAGTTGATG of the Passer domesticus isolate bPasDom1 chromosome 9, bPasDom1.hap1, whole genome shotgun sequence genome contains:
- the ASB14 gene encoding ankyrin repeat and SOCS box protein 14 isoform X3; translated protein: MGHTEIMELLLQKGADVLSQAMDCASILFEAAGGGNPDSVSLLLEYGADANVPKHSGHLPIHRAAYRGHFLALKYLVPVTDFSAIKESGISPVHSAAAGAHPQCLEFLLQSGFDANFMLAQRVRKGYDDHRKSALYFAVSNGDICSTQLLLNAGALTNQDPINCLQIALRMGNYELMNLLLRHGANVNYFCRVNTTHFPSALQYALKDEVMLRMLLNYGYDVHRCFDCPRGSGEHAQYVTDGWTSTVIKDTMFCEVITLSWLKHVSGKVVRVMLDYVDHVKICWKLEAVLKEQELWPDIHFILTNPRSLKHLCRLKIRACMGRLRLRCPVFMSFLPLPNCLKDYILYKEYDLYGQENYTGIYNLNCA
- the ASB14 gene encoding ankyrin repeat and SOCS box protein 14 isoform X2 — encoded protein: MFFHRQWTVLLYCLKQQEEEIQTLALKYLVPVTDFSAIKESGISPVHSAAAGAHPQCLEFLLQSGFDANFMLAQRVRKGYDDHRKSALYFAVSNGDICSTQLLLNAGALTNQDPINCLQIALRMGNYELMNLLLRHGANVNYFCRVNTTHFPSALQYALKDEVMLRMLLNYGYDVHRCFDCPRGSGEHAQYVTDGWTSTVIKDTMFCEVITLSWLKHVSGKVVRVMLDYVDHVKICWKLEAVLKEQELWPDIHFILTNPRSLKHLCRLKIRACMGRLRLRCPVFMSFLPLPNCLKDYILYKEYDLYGQENYTGIYNLNCA